One stretch of Dokdonia sp. Hel_I_53 DNA includes these proteins:
- a CDS encoding quinol:cytochrome C oxidoreductase, whose translation MYTLSNNLKLSAIIFMVVGAVLFTVDALFMPHTIEDIEAMHAGHGDGHGDENHALVDDHSTNDIAHAEHGSTSHIEVASIKDHSEGHVMTEEEHNQHLLDGYHNKPWSAIYIAAFFFFMIALGCLAFYAVQYASQAGWSPLLLRVMEAITAYLLPGGVIMIVLLALSGFHFNHMFHWMADGITDPASDNYDKLIAGKSGWLNVPGLLIRAVIFVGGWCAYRFFAVKFSRNQDEASDNRWHKKSFKLAAGFLVFFLYTESMMSWDWIMSVDPHWFSTLFGWYVLAGMMVCGITTIALITMILKGAGYLPNVNDSHIHDLAKFMFGFSIFWTYLWFSQFMLIWYSNIPEEVTYYIQRIEDYNLPFFGMLVMNFIFPLLILMNSDFKRVNWFVVMAGVVILLGHYVDIFNMIMPGTVGTVWSFGFVEIGALMFFFGLFILIVFSSLASRPLEPKRNPLIEESKHFHY comes from the coding sequence ATGTATACATTATCTAACAATTTAAAATTATCAGCTATTATCTTTATGGTAGTAGGAGCAGTTCTTTTTACTGTAGATGCATTATTTATGCCGCATACCATTGAGGATATTGAGGCTATGCATGCAGGTCACGGTGATGGGCATGGTGATGAAAACCACGCGCTAGTAGATGATCACAGTACGAATGATATTGCTCATGCAGAACATGGATCTACGTCCCATATTGAAGTTGCCTCAATAAAAGATCACTCCGAAGGTCACGTAATGACGGAGGAGGAGCACAATCAACATTTATTAGATGGTTACCATAATAAACCTTGGTCTGCTATTTATATAGCTGCGTTTTTCTTTTTTATGATTGCATTAGGTTGTCTTGCATTTTATGCAGTTCAATATGCTTCACAAGCTGGATGGTCTCCATTACTTTTGAGAGTTATGGAAGCCATAACAGCTTACTTACTTCCTGGAGGGGTTATAATGATAGTACTTCTTGCACTATCAGGTTTTCATTTTAACCATATGTTTCATTGGATGGCAGACGGTATAACTGATCCAGCGAGTGATAACTACGATAAATTAATTGCAGGAAAATCTGGCTGGTTAAACGTTCCTGGTCTTTTGATAAGAGCGGTTATTTTTGTAGGTGGTTGGTGTGCTTATCGTTTCTTTGCTGTTAAGTTTTCAAGAAATCAAGATGAAGCCTCTGATAATAGATGGCATAAAAAATCTTTCAAATTAGCAGCAGGATTTTTAGTATTCTTTTTATACACAGAGTCTATGATGTCTTGGGACTGGATTATGTCTGTAGATCCACACTGGTTTAGTACGCTATTTGGATGGTATGTCCTTGCGGGTATGATGGTCTGTGGTATTACTACTATTGCATTGATAACAATGATTTTAAAAGGTGCTGGTTACTTACCTAATGTGAATGATAGCCATATCCATGACCTTGCTAAATTTATGTTCGGTTTCAGTATTTTTTGGACATATTTATGGTTTTCTCAATTCATGCTTATCTGGTATTCTAATATACCAGAAGAAGTAACGTACTATATTCAGCGAATTGAAGATTACAACTTACCGTTCTTTGGGATGTTAGTAATGAACTTTATTTTTCCATTATTAATATTAATGAACAGTGATTTTAAGCGAGTGAACTGGTTTGTCGTAATGGCAGGTGTAGTGATCTTATTAGGCCACTATGTAGATATTTTTAACATGATTATGCCTGGAACAGTAGGGACAGTATGGTCATTTGGTTTTGTAGAGATTGGAGCACTTATGTTCTTCTTCGGTTTATTTATATTAATCGTATTTAGTTCATTAGCAAGTCGTCCATTAGAGCCTAAGCGTAACCCGCTTATTGAAGAAAGTAAGCATTTTCATTATTAG
- a CDS encoding MFS transporter yields the protein MDKFLNKIKKPNLTFWQIFNMNVGFLGIQFSFGLQQTAINPIFLYLGAAEDLLPILNIAGPITGLIVQPIIGAISDKTWSPKFGRRKPFFLIGAVLGSICLFAFPFSPALWVAVTLLWILDIGNNMAMEPYRAFVGDKLPEKQLSFGYQMQSLFVGAGILLATASIFLFQDWFGVENETVGAIPKWLYYSFFIGAVLSITTILWSVLKTPEIPPSEEEMEEINEFRSLSFIERFKQPFLEIARTVKEMPKFMWKVAGVYLFQWYALFVYWQFIVPLLKTTLNFTTGEAAAQAAKMSWAYNSITMVVALALVPLTLKYGGKKIYAASLFCTAVAMFLVPNITDTTLILVPMVLFGIGWAAMMGIPYTMVSKIVPQCKRGIYMGILNMMIVIPMAIETLTFGPIYKYILDNNAVYAIFFAGVFFAISAILALRLNPKQAQEVYDN from the coding sequence ATGGATAAATTTTTAAATAAGATAAAGAAACCAAACCTTACCTTTTGGCAGATTTTTAATATGAATGTTGGTTTTTTGGGTATTCAATTTTCATTTGGATTACAACAAACAGCCATCAACCCTATTTTTCTTTATCTAGGAGCAGCCGAAGATTTATTGCCTATTTTGAATATAGCAGGACCTATAACAGGACTTATTGTACAGCCTATCATTGGAGCGATAAGTGATAAAACGTGGTCGCCAAAATTTGGTAGGAGAAAGCCGTTTTTCTTAATAGGTGCTGTATTAGGTAGCATATGTTTATTTGCCTTTCCCTTTAGCCCAGCATTATGGGTGGCAGTAACATTGTTATGGATTTTAGACATTGGAAATAATATGGCAATGGAGCCCTACAGAGCCTTTGTAGGAGACAAGTTGCCAGAAAAACAATTGAGTTTTGGGTATCAAATGCAAAGCTTATTTGTAGGAGCCGGTATATTGCTAGCAACCGCATCTATTTTTCTATTTCAAGATTGGTTTGGGGTTGAAAATGAAACTGTAGGAGCTATACCTAAGTGGCTCTATTACTCATTTTTTATAGGAGCCGTATTGTCTATAACCACTATATTATGGTCTGTACTTAAAACTCCAGAAATCCCACCATCAGAAGAGGAAATGGAGGAGATCAATGAGTTTAGATCACTTAGCTTTATAGAGCGTTTTAAGCAACCTTTCTTAGAGATCGCACGCACAGTAAAAGAAATGCCTAAATTTATGTGGAAAGTAGCGGGTGTTTATTTATTTCAATGGTATGCTTTATTTGTGTATTGGCAATTTATAGTACCACTTCTTAAGACTACACTCAATTTTACAACAGGAGAGGCCGCTGCTCAAGCTGCAAAGATGAGTTGGGCCTATAATTCTATAACGATGGTGGTAGCTTTGGCATTAGTACCTTTAACATTAAAATATGGAGGTAAGAAGATTTATGCTGCGAGTTTATTTTGTACCGCGGTAGCCATGTTTTTAGTCCCTAATATTACCGACACTACTTTAATTTTGGTTCCTATGGTTCTCTTCGGTATAGGATGGGCTGCAATGATGGGTATTCCTTATACAATGGTTTCTAAAATCGTTCCTCAATGCAAACGAGGAATTTATATGGGTATATTAAATATGATGATTGTCATACCAATGGCTATTGAAACACTCACCTTTGGACCTATTTATAAATATATTTTGGACAATAATGCAGTATATGCGATTTTCTTTGCTGGGGTGTTTTTTGCTATTTCGGCAATTTTAGCTCTTAGATTAAATCCTAAACAAGCACAAGAGGTCTATGATAACTAA
- a CDS encoding DUF3341 domain-containing protein has translation MASTVIHALYTDDDILMNAVKEVKNKHLHINEVYTPFPVHGLDKAMGLAPTRLAITAFLYGCVGLTVAITMMNFIMIEDWPQNIGGKPSFSYIENMPAFVPIMFELTVFFAAHLMVITFYMRSKLWPFKKAENPDIRTTDDHFLMEIDATGKDGKELADFLVTTGAVEINLIANEA, from the coding sequence ATGGCATCTACAGTTATACATGCATTATATACAGATGACGACATTCTAATGAATGCTGTCAAAGAGGTGAAGAATAAACATCTTCATATAAACGAAGTTTACACACCATTTCCTGTTCATGGACTTGATAAGGCTATGGGGCTAGCTCCAACACGATTGGCAATTACAGCTTTCTTATATGGATGTGTAGGTCTTACTGTGGCTATTACTATGATGAATTTTATCATGATAGAAGATTGGCCTCAAAATATAGGTGGTAAACCATCATTTAGCTATATAGAGAACATGCCAGCATTCGTGCCAATTATGTTTGAACTTACAGTATTTTTTGCTGCTCACTTAATGGTAATTACCTTTTATATGAGGAGTAAATTATGGCCATTTAAAAAAGCAGAAAACCCAGATATACGAACTACAGATGATCACTTCCTAATGGAAATCGATGCTACTGGAAAGGATGGAAAAGAACTTGCAGACTTTTTAGTAACAACTGGAGCTGTAGAGATTAATTTAATTGCAAACGAAGCTTAA
- the queG gene encoding tRNA epoxyqueuosine(34) reductase QueG has product MIENRRKHTEFIKAEAARLGFMSCGISKAGFLEEEAPRLESWLQKNMHGEMSYMENYFDKRLDPTKLVEGSKSVISLLLNYYPHELQRADSYKISKYAYGRDYHFVIKDKLKEFLHSLQEQIGDVHGRAFVDSAPILDKAWAAKSGLGWIGKHSNLLSKKTGSFYFIAELVVDLDLEYDTPVTDHCGNCTACIDACPTQAIVEPYKVDGSKCISYFTIELKNEIPTYAKKHLDDWMFGCDVCQDVCPWNRFSKAHSEPLFNPNPKLLTYDKKEWEEITQEVFSEIFKKSAVKRTKYSGLTRNIKAIKK; this is encoded by the coding sequence ATGATTGAAAACCGTAGAAAGCATACTGAATTTATAAAGGCAGAAGCAGCCAGATTAGGTTTTATGTCTTGTGGTATTAGTAAAGCTGGTTTTCTGGAGGAAGAGGCCCCACGTTTAGAGTCTTGGTTGCAAAAAAACATGCATGGGGAAATGTCCTACATGGAGAATTATTTTGATAAGCGACTCGACCCTACAAAACTCGTAGAAGGTTCAAAAAGTGTGATCTCATTATTGCTTAATTACTACCCACATGAATTACAGCGAGCAGATAGCTACAAAATTTCAAAATACGCTTACGGTCGTGATTATCATTTTGTAATCAAAGATAAGCTTAAAGAATTTTTACATAGCCTTCAAGAGCAAATAGGCGATGTCCACGGGCGTGCCTTTGTGGACAGTGCTCCCATCCTAGATAAGGCCTGGGCGGCAAAAAGTGGTTTAGGTTGGATAGGAAAGCACAGTAATTTACTGTCGAAAAAAACAGGATCCTTTTATTTTATAGCAGAGCTTGTTGTTGATCTAGATCTTGAGTATGATACTCCCGTTACAGACCATTGTGGTAACTGCACCGCTTGTATTGATGCTTGCCCCACACAAGCTATTGTAGAGCCTTATAAAGTAGATGGGAGTAAATGTATAAGTTATTTTACCATAGAGTTGAAAAATGAGATTCCCACTTATGCAAAAAAACATCTCGATGACTGGATGTTTGGCTGTGATGTCTGTCAGGATGTATGTCCTTGGAATCGATTTTCTAAAGCACATAGTGAACCCCTCTTTAATCCAAATCCAAAACTTCTAACCTATGATAAGAAAGAATGGGAAGAAATTACACAAGAGGTATTCTCAGAGATTTTTAAAAAGTCTGCCGTAAAAAGAACTAAGTATTCTGGCCTTACTCGTAATATAAAGGCGATAAAGAAATGA
- a CDS encoding cbb3-type cytochrome c oxidase subunit I yields the protein MAAHAPTADHGHDDHEHHHEQTFITKYIFSTDHKMISKQYLITGLIMGIIGIGMSLIFRLQLAWPDHQFTIYEVLLGDWGKDGVMDPNIYLALITIHGTIMVFFVLTAGLSGTFSNLLIPLQIGARDMASGFLNMVSYWLFFLSSVIMVMSLFVESGPAAAGWTIYPPLSALPNSIPASGMGMTLWLVSMAIFIASSLLGSLNYVVTVINLRTKGMSMTRLPLTIWAFFVTAIIGIVSFPVLLSAALMLIMDRSFGTSFFLSDIYIGGEVLHNSGGSPVLFEHLFWFLGHPEVYIVLLPALGITSEIIATNSRKPIFGYRAMVASILAIAFLSTIVWGHHMFISGMNPFLGSVFTFTTLLIAIPSAVKAFNYITTLWKGNLQFNPGMLFSIGLVSTFISGGLTGIILGDSTLDINVHDTYFVVAHFHLVMGISALYGLFAGVYHWFPKMFEGKMMNKNLGYVHFWVTVIGAYGIFFPMHFIGMAGLPRRYYTNSAFPYFDDLVDVNKAITIFAFITAAAQLVFLYNFIHSMFFGKVGSKNPWKSNTLEWTTEHKHIHGNWAGAIPEVHRWPYDYSKLNKDESDYVLAGQDYVPQTVPLQVNEEEMHH from the coding sequence ATGGCAGCACACGCACCAACAGCAGATCATGGTCACGATGATCACGAGCACCACCACGAGCAAACGTTTATAACGAAATATATCTTTAGTACAGATCACAAGATGATCTCAAAGCAGTACTTAATTACTGGTTTGATAATGGGTATTATAGGTATAGGAATGTCTCTTATATTCCGTTTACAACTAGCTTGGCCAGATCACCAATTCACTATTTATGAGGTATTACTCGGAGATTGGGGAAAAGACGGTGTAATGGATCCAAATATTTACCTAGCTCTTATTACGATACATGGTACCATTATGGTTTTCTTTGTACTTACTGCAGGTCTAAGTGGTACCTTTAGTAACTTGCTTATTCCACTTCAGATAGGTGCACGCGATATGGCCTCTGGATTCCTTAATATGGTATCCTATTGGTTATTTTTCCTATCATCTGTTATTATGGTAATGTCTCTTTTTGTAGAGTCAGGTCCTGCAGCAGCTGGTTGGACCATTTACCCACCATTATCTGCTTTACCTAATAGTATTCCTGCTTCTGGTATGGGTATGACTTTATGGTTAGTGTCTATGGCGATATTTATTGCTTCTTCATTATTAGGTTCGCTTAACTACGTAGTAACAGTTATTAATTTACGTACAAAGGGAATGTCTATGACTAGACTTCCGCTAACTATATGGGCGTTTTTTGTAACTGCTATTATAGGCATTGTATCATTTCCAGTTCTGTTGTCTGCAGCTTTAATGCTTATTATGGATAGAAGCTTTGGAACTTCCTTCTTCTTGTCAGATATTTATATAGGAGGTGAGGTACTACACAATTCTGGTGGATCACCTGTACTCTTTGAACACTTATTTTGGTTCTTAGGTCACCCAGAGGTTTACATTGTATTATTACCAGCACTTGGGATAACTTCAGAGATTATTGCAACGAATTCACGTAAGCCTATTTTTGGATACCGTGCAATGGTTGCTTCGATACTTGCAATTGCCTTTTTATCTACAATTGTATGGGGTCACCATATGTTTATTTCAGGAATGAACCCATTTTTAGGATCTGTATTTACATTTACAACACTTTTAATAGCGATACCATCAGCGGTAAAAGCCTTTAATTATATCACCACTCTTTGGAAAGGTAATTTACAATTCAACCCAGGAATGTTATTCTCTATCGGCCTTGTATCTACTTTCATATCAGGAGGTCTTACGGGTATAATTTTGGGAGATTCTACACTTGACATCAATGTACACGATACTTACTTTGTAGTGGCTCACTTTCACTTAGTGATGGGTATATCTGCATTATATGGTCTGTTTGCAGGTGTTTATCACTGGTTCCCTAAAATGTTTGAAGGGAAAATGATGAATAAAAATTTAGGTTATGTACACTTCTGGGTAACTGTAATTGGAGCATACGGTATATTTTTCCCAATGCATTTTATTGGAATGGCTGGATTGCCTAGACGTTATTATACAAACTCCGCATTTCCATACTTCGATGATTTAGTAGACGTAAATAAAGCAATCACAATATTTGCTTTTATTACTGCTGCCGCACAGCTAGTTTTCTTATATAACTTTATCCACTCTATGTTTTTTGGAAAAGTAGGTTCTAAAAACCCTTGGAAATCTAATACGCTTGAATGGACAACAGAACATAAGCATATACATGGAAACTGGGCAGGAGCGATTCCAGAAGTACACAGATGGCCTTATGATTATTCAAAATTGAATAAAGATGAATCTGATTATGTGCTAGCAGGTCAAGATTACGTACCACAAACGGTACCACTTCAAGTTAATGAAGAAGAAATGCATCACTAG
- a CDS encoding cytochrome P450 has translation MLSNIPSVSVFKFLANAGRILKNPLPFHHKNFETKGDTFKLNLGFGKHVIFSRDPEFARYALQKNQRNYEKSPIQTRDLAKYVGEGLLTAQGDHWKKQRKLIQPAFHKKQLAKLLDTMFEVIKEELARITPNTPFDVFDVFNDLAFMTVVKALFQTDVDRSKINRLQYITEQAQKMLVKELRQPYKSLYFKYGGPIDKHLALTREARSILKDLVQERKESGEKPGDLLDMLLDSQYEDGSFMDEEQLIDEILILFSAGHETTSNALTFTVELLARNPGWQDRIYKEYAFAKANTQTLNEFLKTCPITKQVLEESMRLYPPAYFIDRVNIKEDVHDGKVLPEGSNLLFSIIEIHSHKDFWERPQEFDPTRFNDNAGMKHPAYFPFGAGPRMCIGNNFAMYEMILTITELVKEFKIGFKDNPIEILPLITLKPKNAILEFLPRK, from the coding sequence ATGCTTTCAAACATTCCTTCGGTATCCGTTTTTAAATTTCTTGCAAACGCAGGGCGAATTTTAAAAAATCCGCTGCCTTTTCATCACAAAAATTTTGAAACAAAAGGAGATACTTTTAAGCTAAACCTTGGCTTTGGAAAGCATGTAATTTTTTCTCGCGATCCAGAATTTGCACGCTATGCACTTCAGAAAAACCAGCGCAATTATGAAAAGTCACCCATACAAACAAGAGACCTTGCAAAATATGTGGGAGAAGGACTTCTTACAGCACAAGGTGATCATTGGAAAAAGCAACGTAAACTTATACAACCTGCATTTCATAAAAAACAGCTAGCAAAGCTTCTGGATACTATGTTTGAGGTTATCAAAGAGGAGCTGGCTCGCATTACGCCCAATACTCCCTTTGATGTATTTGATGTTTTCAATGACCTTGCATTTATGACTGTGGTAAAAGCACTCTTTCAAACAGATGTAGATCGCTCAAAAATTAATAGACTACAATACATTACAGAACAAGCACAAAAAATGCTTGTGAAAGAGCTTCGCCAGCCTTATAAATCATTGTACTTTAAGTATGGAGGCCCCATAGATAAGCACCTTGCACTTACTAGGGAAGCTAGATCTATTTTAAAAGACCTCGTGCAAGAGCGTAAAGAGAGTGGAGAGAAACCCGGAGACTTACTAGATATGCTTCTTGACTCCCAGTATGAAGACGGAAGTTTTATGGATGAGGAGCAACTTATCGATGAGATTTTAATCCTTTTTTCTGCAGGCCATGAGACTACGTCTAACGCACTGACATTTACGGTTGAATTATTAGCAAGGAACCCAGGTTGGCAGGATAGAATTTATAAGGAGTACGCTTTCGCGAAAGCGAACACACAAACTTTAAATGAATTTTTGAAAACATGTCCTATCACTAAACAAGTGCTAGAGGAATCGATGCGGCTCTATCCACCTGCTTATTTTATAGATAGAGTAAATATAAAAGAAGATGTACACGATGGTAAGGTTCTTCCTGAGGGATCTAATCTGTTATTTTCTATCATCGAGATACATAGCCATAAAGATTTTTGGGAACGACCTCAAGAATTTGACCCTACCCGTTTTAATGATAACGCGGGGATGAAACATCCAGCATACTTCCCATTTGGTGCGGGTCCTAGAATGTGTATAGGCAACAACTTTGCCATGTATGAGATGATACTAACAATTACAGAACTTGTGAAAGAATTTAAAATAGGGTTTAAAGATAATCCTATTGAAATATTACCCCTTATAACTCTGAAACCTAAAAATGCAATTTTGGAGTTTTTACCTAGAAAGTAA
- a CDS encoding c-type cytochrome codes for MKNILKIAVLLVAFSSLISCKDDNKPNYQYMPNMYESVGYEAYGKYEVFPDGYEAMTPAEGSIARGWLPYDYDNTQEGKASAKANLINPLPYTEENFVKGNELYNIYCGICHGEKGDGQGILAKREKILGVPAYNDEGRAITEGSVYHVMYYGINSMGSYASQMTEDELWMVNHYVMSLKAKLDGNPERVFSSEDIIEEMTEGQIDVDLNEGAVDAIPGPESDPVNATGDED; via the coding sequence ATGAAGAATATTTTAAAAATAGCAGTTTTATTAGTTGCCTTTTCAAGTCTTATTTCTTGTAAGGATGATAATAAGCCTAACTATCAATATATGCCTAATATGTATGAGTCTGTAGGTTATGAGGCCTATGGTAAATACGAGGTGTTTCCTGATGGATATGAAGCGATGACACCAGCAGAGGGCTCTATAGCACGAGGGTGGTTACCTTACGATTACGACAACACGCAAGAGGGAAAAGCTTCTGCAAAAGCGAATTTGATAAATCCGCTACCTTATACAGAGGAAAACTTTGTTAAAGGAAATGAACTCTATAATATTTATTGTGGTATTTGTCATGGTGAGAAAGGTGATGGTCAAGGTATTTTAGCAAAACGCGAGAAAATTCTTGGTGTACCTGCTTATAACGATGAAGGAAGAGCAATTACAGAAGGAAGCGTATATCACGTAATGTATTACGGAATCAACTCCATGGGGTCGTATGCGTCTCAAATGACGGAAGACGAATTATGGATGGTCAATCACTATGTAATGTCGCTAAAAGCGAAATTAGACGGTAATCCAGAAAGAGTATTTTCTTCAGAAGATATTATAGAGGAAATGACCGAAGGACAGATTGATGTAGATTTAAATGAAGGAGCTGTAGATGCCATTCCAGGACCAGAATCTGATCCTGTGAATGCAACTGGAGACGAAGACTAA
- the ruvB gene encoding Holliday junction branch migration DNA helicase RuvB — MNEHLDPTNSGFSPEENDVERALRPLSFEDFTGQDQVLENLKIFVQAANLRGEALDHTLFHGPPGLGKTTLANILANELGVHIKITSGPVLDKPGDLAGLLTNLDERDVLFIDEIHRLSPIVEEYLYSAMEDYRIDIMIETGPNARTVQIDLAPFTLVGATTRSGLLTAPMRARFGIASRLQYYSTELLTTIVQRSAQILGVPISMEAAVEIAGRSRGTPRIANALLRRVRDFAQIKGNGKIDIEIARFSLEALNVDAHGLDEMDNKILATIIDKFKGGPVGITTLATAVSESAETIEEVYEPFLIQQGFIMRTPRGREVTEEAYKHLGRIKGPVQGGLF, encoded by the coding sequence ATGAATGAACACCTAGACCCAACAAACAGCGGATTTTCTCCTGAAGAAAATGATGTAGAGCGAGCGTTGCGGCCCCTATCATTTGAGGATTTTACTGGACAAGATCAAGTGCTTGAAAATTTAAAAATCTTTGTACAAGCTGCAAACTTAAGAGGAGAAGCCCTTGATCATACACTTTTCCATGGACCTCCAGGATTAGGTAAGACAACTCTTGCAAATATTCTTGCAAACGAACTTGGAGTACACATCAAAATTACTTCAGGCCCTGTTCTAGACAAACCAGGAGATCTTGCAGGACTTCTTACAAATCTTGATGAACGTGATGTGTTATTTATAGATGAGATACATCGTTTAAGCCCTATTGTAGAAGAATATCTCTACTCTGCGATGGAAGATTATCGCATAGATATCATGATTGAAACGGGACCAAATGCTCGAACAGTACAAATTGACCTTGCTCCATTTACATTAGTAGGGGCTACAACCCGATCTGGATTACTTACGGCTCCTATGAGAGCACGTTTTGGCATTGCAAGTAGGCTTCAATATTATAGTACAGAATTGTTAACTACAATTGTACAGCGTAGTGCGCAAATTCTTGGAGTTCCTATTTCTATGGAAGCCGCTGTAGAGATCGCCGGTAGAAGTAGAGGTACGCCACGTATTGCAAATGCACTGTTGAGACGTGTACGCGATTTTGCACAAATTAAAGGAAATGGAAAAATAGATATCGAAATTGCCCGTTTCAGTCTGGAGGCACTTAATGTGGATGCTCACGGTCTGGATGAAATGGACAATAAAATTTTAGCAACTATCATAGATAAATTTAAAGGAGGGCCAGTGGGTATCACGACACTTGCTACCGCAGTTTCTGAAAGTGCAGAAACAATCGAGGAAGTTTACGAACCTTTTTTAATACAACAAGGCTTTATAATGCGCACGCCTCGAGGAAGAGAAGTTACAGAGGAAGCTTATAAACATTTAGGAAGAATAAAGGGACCTGTACAAGGAGGTTTGTTTTAA
- a CDS encoding cytochrome c oxidase subunit II, translating into MTGLLALIVVILFVVTLWQMSKIFKLSQFNKDTNSESAQVADDKDNRINGKLMLGFAIVFYFIMFYCFWHYSKFYLPEASSEHGGAYDNLLFISLALIMFVQVITQALLHYFAYKYSGKKGQKALFYADNDKLEFIWTIIPVIVLAGLIIYGLFTWSDIMNFEEEEDAIVVELYAKRFGWQARYAGEDNILGNANVRFIEGANTVGVDESDADAMDDKITTELHLPVGRQVVFKLRSQDVLHSAYMPHFRAQMNVVPGMITQFSFTPSKTTAEIRDTDYMKDKMATIKELRKEKNKESIAAGNGPIDDYDEFDYYLLCNKICGASHYNMQMKIVVETQEEYDAWMSEQKTFGSSLVASQE; encoded by the coding sequence ATGACAGGTTTATTAGCACTCATCGTAGTAATTCTATTTGTAGTCACACTTTGGCAAATGTCAAAGATTTTTAAACTATCGCAGTTTAATAAAGATACTAATAGTGAATCTGCTCAGGTAGCAGATGATAAGGACAACCGTATCAACGGAAAATTGATGTTAGGTTTTGCCATCGTATTTTATTTTATAATGTTTTACTGTTTCTGGCATTACAGTAAATTTTATTTACCAGAAGCATCTTCTGAGCACGGGGGGGCATATGATAACTTATTATTCATATCTCTTGCACTCATAATGTTTGTTCAAGTAATTACTCAAGCATTACTACATTACTTTGCTTATAAGTATAGTGGAAAAAAAGGTCAAAAGGCATTGTTTTATGCAGATAATGATAAGCTTGAATTTATCTGGACCATTATTCCGGTAATAGTTCTCGCTGGTCTTATAATTTATGGTCTTTTTACATGGTCTGATATCATGAATTTTGAGGAAGAAGAGGATGCTATTGTTGTAGAGCTTTATGCAAAACGATTTGGATGGCAAGCTAGATACGCTGGAGAAGATAATATACTCGGAAATGCCAATGTACGATTTATAGAAGGTGCAAATACTGTAGGAGTAGATGAGAGTGATGCAGATGCAATGGATGATAAGATCACTACAGAACTTCATCTTCCAGTTGGAAGACAGGTAGTATTCAAACTTCGCTCTCAAGACGTTTTACACTCAGCATATATGCCTCACTTTAGAGCGCAAATGAATGTCGTACCTGGAATGATAACACAATTTTCATTTACACCTTCTAAGACCACTGCAGAAATCCGAGATACGGATTATATGAAAGACAAGATGGCAACCATCAAGGAATTAAGAAAAGAAAAAAATAAAGAGTCTATTGCCGCTGGAAATGGCCCAATAGACGACTATGATGAATTTGATTATTACTTGCTATGTAATAAGATTTGTGGAGCATCACACTATAATATGCAAATGAAAATTGTTGTTGAGACTCAAGAAGAATACGATGCTTGGATGTCAGAACAAAAAACTTTTGGTAGTTCATTAGTAGCTTCTCAAGAATAA